A region of the Leptospira noumeaensis genome:
CCACAGATGATAGGACCAAGTAAACCACCCAAATTGATTCCCATATAAAAAATGGTAAATCCACTGTCTCGTAGACCTGGTTTTCCATCGTATAACCTACCAAAGATGGTAGACATATTGGGTTTAAAAAAACCGTTCCCTAAGGCTAACAAAACAAGGCCCAAATAAAAAAAGGACAAATCAGAAAACGCCAAAGAAATATGGCCGCATAACATTAAAAAACTTCCTAAATAAATAGAAAATTGATAACTAAGGAATCTGTCCGTTAAATACCCACCAAGAACAGGCGTTAGGTAAACAAAACTGGTATAAAATGCATACACAGCCCCAGCATCTGCATCAGAAAATCCAAGTGACTTTACTAAATACAAAACAAGGAGGGCCCTCATTCCATAATAACTCAGCCTTTCCCACATTTCTGTGAGAAACAGTGGAGAGATTCCCTTGGGATGGATGTGAGATTCTATTGGGTCTATTTGGTTCGGCTTTTCCAAATGGTTTCCTCTTGTCCGATAGAAAAATTCGCAAAACGAGCAGCCGCAAATAAATAGTCAGAAAGGCGATTCAGATAAATTCTCAAATCGGAATGGATCTCTCCACCGGATTCAATGTATACAAGTAGGTCTCTTTCCAGACGCCGACAAATGGTGCGACCTATATGAAGGGCACTAGCCATGGATGATCCTCCCGGCAAAATAAAAAATTTAATTTCCGGTAGAACCTCCATCAAACGATCAATTTCTTTTTCTAAACTTTCCACATCAGACGCGTGAACCACAGTTCCCTCTTTTGAATCTCTTGGCACATAACCCGCAAGTTCGGATCCAATTTCAAACAGGAAACTCTGGATACTTTTCAAATAATCTAGGAAAGCAGGTTCCAAATGTAAATCTTTAGTAAAAGAAAGAGCAAGACCAATGGTACTATTCAATTCATCACAACTTCCATAGAGGTCAACCCTACGATCTGTTTTGGAAACCTTAATTCCAGATGCTAAATAGGTCTGGCCACCATCGCCAAATTTGGTGTAGATTTTCAATTTCCTGCTCCTACCCGCTAAAATTTCTTTACAGACATAAGTTTTTTGGTATAGAATATTCTGGAAAGGCA
Encoded here:
- a CDS encoding cob(I)yrinic acid a,c-diamide adenosyltransferase, which gives rise to MKIYTKFGDGGQTYLASGIKVSKTDRRVDLYGSCDELNSTIGLALSFTKDLHLEPAFLDYLKSIQSFLFEIGSELAGYVPRDSKEGTVVHASDVESLEKEIDRLMEVLPEIKFFILPGGSSMASALHIGRTICRRLERDLLVYIESGGEIHSDLRIYLNRLSDYLFAAARFANFSIGQEETIWKSRTK